CATTTTCGGCGGCTTTGATGCGTAGGGCATTGGCTTTCAATTCGGGACGATTGATTTCGGCTTGTTCAAAGAGTTCCAGAGCTTTGCCCTGCACGTGGGTACCTACCGTAAGATTCGTATCAATGGCCATTTCTTCCCCTATACCAATCAGCGTTGCCAGGTTAAAGAGAGCCGTTTTCTGAGCATTGGCAAGGTCTACTTTCGAAAGTTCCAGGTTACTTTTCTGCAATTGAATTTTCAGAAGTTCATTCGAAGTTAGTACCCCTTCCCGAAGCATATTTTCTACTTCATGCTCTTTGCGGTCCAGGAGCTTCATGTTCTCTTCGAGAATCTGAGCCGATTTTATGATTTTGTAGAGGTTGTAGTAGGAGGCAACGACGCCGTATTCGAGTTCCTTGCGGTCTTTCTCTACATCCAGGCGGCTAGCTTCCGCCAAGAGTTCGGCTGACTTATGAGCGGATTTTTCGGCAAAACCCGAGAAGATTTCTTTACTGGCCGAAACCATGCCAATGGTTGCCCAAAAGGATGAAGGGTGCAAAGCAAATGCGGGCTCAGGACCACCCATTGAGAGTTCAAACGGGGAAATCACGGACAGCCGACTCACCTGCAAGGAAGATCCGACCTGAGGTAAGGCTTTTTCTTTTACTTGTTGAAATCGGGCATCGGCCACTGCGATGCGATCCATAGAAAGCTTTAGGGCTGCATTGTTTTGAAAAGCCAATTGAACGGCTTCTTCTAATGGAATAACTCGCTGGGCCTGCGAAGTCAGCGAGGCTAGGACAAGTAAA
The genomic region above belongs to Siphonobacter curvatus and contains:
- a CDS encoding TolC family protein: MKPYQYLSGILLVLASLTSQAQRVIPLEEAVQLAFQNNAALKLSMDRIAVADARFQQVKEKALPQVGSSLQVSRLSVISPFELSMGGPEPAFALHPSSFWATIGMVSASKEIFSGFAEKSAHKSAELLAEASRLDVEKDRKELEYGVVASYYNLYKIIKSAQILEENMKLLDRKEHEVENMLREGVLTSNELLKIQLQKSNLELSKVDLANAQKTALFNLATLIGIGEEMAIDTNLTVGTHVQGKALELFEQAEINRPELKANALRIKAAENGLTQTKSIRYPHVDASAMFVYLNPNKNVIPATHTFLQAVNLGVSVKYSISSLYASKGRIQEAKLGIAQAQHGNQLQQEHIRTEVFGLYTANETASEKVHVSEKALAQAARSYQLTDSKFRNGLLLSSDLLEAQSLLLQSQLNLLSSKIDAQLNYYKLQKALGNPIH